A genomic region of Thermodesulfobacteriota bacterium contains the following coding sequences:
- a CDS encoding DUF6206 family protein: protein MRLDQDLLTRFEAGLDPQRIERSTVPAVMIGYGEISAIFHINGDTGTAYKRMPLFSSRQAAQAYAELHDEYCRLLRQAGLDIPDSDTAVVAVPRRPVVLYIAQRTLPSDCFCHRLINTLPADRIGDLLRRIIAQQELIRKFNQTVRPHLEIAVDGQLSNWAIDGDIDTGRICFIDTSTPFIRRQGRQQLDTALLLRSVPFLVRRLTKLFLADGVLDRYFDHRQNLIDLVANLFKEQRPDLIPAAISLMNESLPEAIRPLTEKDVAAYYHQDRRIWDLFLVLRRIDRFMVTRIFRRRYEFILPGPIKR from the coding sequence ATGAGGCTTGATCAGGACCTGCTTACGCGCTTCGAGGCCGGTCTGGATCCGCAACGGATAGAGCGATCAACCGTCCCGGCCGTGATGATCGGATACGGTGAGATCTCGGCTATTTTTCACATCAACGGCGATACCGGCACCGCTTACAAGCGCATGCCTCTTTTTTCTTCCCGGCAGGCGGCGCAGGCATACGCGGAACTGCATGATGAGTATTGCCGGCTGTTACGTCAGGCCGGTCTTGATATTCCGGACAGCGACACGGCCGTGGTGGCGGTGCCGCGGCGGCCGGTCGTTCTGTACATCGCTCAGCGGACCCTGCCGTCAGACTGTTTCTGCCATCGTCTGATCAACACACTGCCGGCCGACCGTATCGGCGATCTGCTGCGGCGGATTATCGCCCAGCAGGAACTGATCCGGAAGTTTAACCAAACCGTCCGTCCTCATCTGGAAATCGCCGTGGACGGCCAGTTGTCCAATTGGGCCATCGACGGTGACATCGATACCGGCCGGATCTGTTTTATCGATACCTCCACGCCATTTATTCGCCGGCAGGGGCGGCAGCAGCTGGATACGGCGCTTCTGCTCCGTTCCGTTCCTTTTCTTGTCCGCCGGCTGACAAAGTTGTTTCTGGCTGACGGCGTACTGGATCGCTATTTTGATCACCGCCAGAACCTGATTGACCTGGTGGCCAACCTGTTTAAGGAACAGCGGCCCGATCTGATTCCCGCGGCCATATCCCTTATGAACGAATCGCTGCCGGAAGCCATCCGTCCGTTGACGGAAAAAGACGTGGCCGCATACTACCATCAGGATCGACGGATCTGGGACCTGTTTCTGGTCCTTCGCCGGATAGACCGGTTTATGGTCACCCGGATTTTCCGGCGGCGGTATGAGTTCATTCTGCCGGGACCGATAAAAAGATAG